In Caproicibacterium amylolyticum, a genomic segment contains:
- a CDS encoding M50 family metallopeptidase yields the protein MRAVEIIFLIIIGVLLFCLSIIIHEAGHFFTAKACGIRVDEFSIGMGPRLAHFHKGETDYSIRLLPIGGFCSMPGEDGQDEDGKPCTDPRAFCNKPKWQRFLVLVMGATMNIVLGLVLMAILLGQETAFTSTTISKFSSNSALQSAGIQAGDRFTNINGYKIHTDKDLTFALALANPDSVNFQVNRNGKTVEFNNVKLKTVTGTNGKKLTQLDFYVQPIQKNPLTLVQKTFSDTVSVVRQVWASLAGLVTGRFGLNDMTGPVGLVQVISQSASAGLQQSFLAAVNNIVYVIMIITVNLGIVNLLPIPALDGGKILFLLIEAIRRKPLNPKYAAIVESAFFALLLAFMAIVAVSDVMRITTGHGIGG from the coding sequence ATCAGAGCAGTCGAAATTATTTTTCTGATCATCATCGGGGTCCTTTTATTCTGCCTGAGCATCATTATCCATGAAGCCGGGCACTTTTTTACTGCGAAAGCCTGCGGCATCCGTGTAGATGAGTTTTCCATCGGCATGGGGCCAAGGCTTGCCCACTTTCATAAGGGGGAAACGGATTATTCTATCCGCCTGTTGCCGATTGGTGGATTTTGCTCCATGCCAGGCGAAGATGGACAAGATGAAGATGGAAAGCCTTGTACTGACCCGCGCGCTTTTTGCAACAAACCAAAATGGCAGCGTTTTTTGGTGTTAGTGATGGGTGCCACCATGAATATTGTGCTTGGGCTGGTTTTAATGGCAATTTTGCTGGGGCAGGAAACTGCTTTTACTTCTACTACAATCAGCAAATTCAGCAGCAATTCTGCGCTGCAGAGTGCAGGCATACAGGCCGGCGACCGTTTTACAAACATTAACGGCTATAAAATTCACACAGACAAAGACCTTACGTTTGCGTTGGCGCTGGCTAATCCGGATTCTGTGAATTTTCAGGTGAATCGGAATGGCAAAACAGTTGAATTCAATAATGTAAAGTTGAAAACAGTTACTGGTACCAATGGTAAAAAGCTCACACAGCTTGACTTTTATGTTCAGCCGATTCAAAAGAATCCATTAACACTGGTGCAAAAAACTTTTTCAGATACTGTTTCTGTTGTGCGGCAGGTTTGGGCCAGCCTTGCAGGACTGGTAACCGGCAGATTTGGCTTAAACGATATGACCGGGCCGGTCGGTCTGGTGCAGGTCATTAGTCAGTCTGCAAGCGCCGGCTTGCAGCAGAGCTTTTTGGCTGCGGTCAATAATATTGTTTACGTAATTATGATTATCACAGTAAACCTCGGTATTGTAAATCTGTTGCCGATTCCGGCTTTGGACGGCGGAAAAATTCTGTTTCTGTTAATTGAAGCAATCCGCCGCAAACCGCTGAATCCTAAGTATGCGGCAATCGTGGAATCAGCGTTTTTTGCGTTGCTGCTGGCTTTTATGGCGATTGTAGCAGTCAGCGACGTAATGCGTATTACCACGGGTCACGGCATTGGAGGGTAA
- the pyrH gene encoding UMP kinase produces the protein MQPKYKRVLLKLSGESLAGNEGHGIDFDTVLRICRPIKTCSLMGVQIAIVVGGGNFWRGRSSGQMDRTRADHMGMLATAINALGVADALEQLGVQVRVQTAISMQEVAEPYIRNRAVRHLEKGRVVVFACGTGNPFFSTDTAASLRAAEIEADIILKATMVDGVYDSDPKVNPNAKKFDTLSFMDVLNKDLKVMDSTAASMCRDNHIPICVFSLDDPENIERVICGQSIGTIVKEDTTV, from the coding sequence ATGCAGCCAAAGTATAAACGCGTTCTTCTGAAGTTAAGTGGAGAATCTCTGGCAGGAAATGAAGGCCATGGAATTGATTTTGATACCGTCCTGAGGATCTGCCGTCCCATTAAGACCTGCTCTTTGATGGGTGTGCAGATTGCCATCGTTGTTGGAGGCGGCAATTTCTGGCGTGGCCGTTCTAGCGGCCAAATGGATCGTACTCGTGCTGACCACATGGGTATGCTCGCTACTGCCATTAATGCCCTCGGCGTTGCAGATGCACTGGAACAGCTGGGTGTACAGGTTCGCGTCCAAACAGCCATCAGCATGCAGGAGGTTGCAGAACCTTATATTCGCAACCGCGCTGTGCGTCATTTGGAAAAAGGGCGCGTTGTTGTTTTTGCCTGTGGAACCGGCAACCCGTTTTTCTCAACTGACACAGCCGCTTCTTTGCGTGCTGCTGAAATTGAGGCCGATATTATTCTGAAGGCGACTATGGTAGATGGCGTTTACGATTCCGATCCGAAAGTAAATCCGAATGCCAAGAAATTTGATACACTTTCTTTTATGGATGTTCTAAACAAAGATTTAAAGGTTATGGACAGCACCGCTGCTTCCATGTGCCGTGACAATCACATTCCAATTTGCGTTTTCAGTCTGGATGACCCCGAAAATATTGAAAGAGTAATTTGCGGCCAGTCCATTGGCACAATCGTTAAGGAGGATACAACTGTATGA
- a CDS encoding 1-deoxy-D-xylulose-5-phosphate reductoisomerase gives MKKCISLLGSTGSIGTQTLEVVRSLGLHVCALAAHSNIELLEKQIREFHPQIAVAYKEAAAVELKKRVADTDTKVLCGMDGLCTAACIPDADVILNAVVGMVGLRPTLAAIEANKDIALANKETLVAGGALVMDALQNHKGHLVPVDSEHSAIFQCLQGTPSKSLKKIILTASGGPFFRKSRAELADIEPEQALKHPNWNMGAKVTIDSATLMNKGLEVMEAGWLFHVPLSQIQVVVHRESLIHSMVEFADNAILAQLGTADMRLPIQYALTYPERVKGPVQELDLLKTAHLTFYELDKQTFTCFAACLKAMERGGVAPAAVNGANEAAVQLFLQKKISFLQIGDLVCAAMDAQPDVPLLTLDAVLHADAAARNYVLTHV, from the coding sequence ATGAAAAAATGCATTTCTCTTTTAGGTTCCACCGGTTCGATAGGAACGCAGACGCTTGAAGTTGTCCGCAGTTTAGGTCTGCATGTTTGTGCATTGGCCGCACATAGTAATATTGAACTGCTTGAAAAGCAAATTCGTGAATTTCATCCGCAAATTGCAGTTGCGTACAAAGAAGCCGCTGCCGTAGAACTGAAAAAACGAGTTGCGGATACCGATACGAAAGTGCTTTGCGGGATGGACGGTTTATGCACGGCGGCCTGCATTCCCGATGCAGATGTTATTTTAAACGCGGTAGTCGGCATGGTCGGACTTCGGCCAACTCTCGCTGCCATTGAAGCAAATAAAGACATTGCGCTTGCAAATAAAGAAACACTTGTTGCAGGCGGTGCACTGGTTATGGACGCGCTGCAAAATCATAAAGGACATCTGGTACCAGTTGACAGTGAACACAGCGCCATTTTTCAGTGCTTGCAGGGCACACCTAGCAAGTCATTGAAAAAAATTATTCTGACCGCTTCCGGCGGCCCATTTTTTAGGAAAAGCAGGGCAGAGCTTGCGGATATTGAACCGGAGCAGGCGCTGAAGCATCCTAACTGGAACATGGGTGCTAAAGTCACCATCGACTCTGCTACTTTGATGAACAAAGGACTGGAAGTTATGGAAGCCGGCTGGTTGTTTCATGTACCGCTTTCGCAGATTCAAGTTGTAGTACATCGGGAAAGCCTTATTCATTCTATGGTGGAGTTTGCAGATAATGCTATCTTGGCTCAGCTTGGCACTGCAGATATGCGGCTCCCAATTCAGTATGCGCTGACTTATCCGGAACGTGTAAAAGGCCCTGTTCAGGAACTCGACCTGCTGAAAACAGCACATCTTACGTTTTATGAACTGGACAAACAGACATTTACCTGCTTTGCAGCCTGCCTGAAAGCGATGGAGCGGGGCGGCGTTGCTCCTGCTGCTGTAAATGGTGCAAATGAAGCGGCCGTTCAGCTCTTTTTACAAAAAAAGATTTCTTTCCTGCAAATTGGAGATTTGGTATGTGCGGCAATGGACGCGCAGCCTGATGTTCCACTACTGACATTGGACGCTGTGCTGCACGCAGATGCTGCTGCACGCAACTATGTACTGACCCATGTGTAA
- a CDS encoding isoprenyl transferase, with amino-acid sequence MKEATQRIALSPEFLPKHLGIIMDGNGRWAKQHGMPRSAGHTAGAAVFKKIARYCSTIGIRYLTVYAFSTENWTRPPEEVGALMVLFKQYLQDSLRDFRNDDIKVNFIGDTSRFPATLQSLIAETKEVCRDRQGMVLNIAMNYGGRAELVRAVSQIAEKVAAGKLRPEEISEQTIADELYTAGQPDVDLIIRPSGEERLSNFLLWQSAYAEFLPMDVLWPDFTPNDLNRALKEFAHRSRRFGGI; translated from the coding sequence ATGAAAGAAGCTACGCAGAGAATTGCCTTATCTCCGGAATTTCTGCCCAAACATCTGGGCATTATTATGGATGGGAACGGCCGTTGGGCAAAGCAGCACGGCATGCCGCGTTCAGCCGGTCACACCGCCGGTGCCGCTGTATTTAAAAAGATTGCCCGATACTGCAGCACGATTGGTATTCGATACCTGACGGTCTATGCTTTTTCTACTGAAAACTGGACACGTCCCCCGGAGGAGGTCGGTGCCCTGATGGTGCTGTTCAAGCAGTATCTTCAGGATTCCCTGCGTGATTTCCGCAATGATGATATCAAAGTGAACTTTATCGGTGATACTTCAAGATTTCCGGCAACTTTGCAGAGTTTGATTGCAGAAACAAAGGAAGTTTGCAGAGACAGGCAGGGTATGGTGCTGAATATTGCCATGAATTACGGCGGCAGAGCGGAACTGGTTAGGGCTGTCAGCCAAATTGCTGAAAAAGTGGCAGCCGGTAAACTGCGGCCAGAGGAAATTTCAGAGCAAACCATTGCAGATGAATTATACACTGCAGGTCAGCCGGATGTTGATTTGATTATACGGCCTAGCGGGGAAGAACGGCTCTCTAATTTTTTGCTGTGGCAGTCTGCTTATGCGGAGTTTCTTCCCATGGATGTTTTATGGCCTGATTTTACACCGAACGACTTGAATCGCGCTTTAAAGGAATTCGCGCATCGGAGCCGCAGATTTGGAGGTATTTAA
- a CDS encoding PolC-type DNA polymerase III, translating into MNTFGNFFGTYIDCSNLPEHLLSGELKQLHINAKERGITAEVALDGIVMRKVLYDAEKRISACKQLNLSRAQILPKYDSNLFSIDYYPELVVELKRREATINGTLLGSTAALENDTLTIELKHGGANLLNSRHADRILSQLIREEFGMNIRVTFTGRLEVDGEGEHYKEMQAHQTEKVYRQEIVAQQEDYENSLAHTTEPRVIEVREGETLRPTILPDTARALYKTLPKAKPAPISTITPDIGSLTVWGEIFSIESRLTRDKQHKIFSIAITDYTSSITLKVFESVQDCKTLDTLHNGMSVIVRGDVEYDKYDHEIVMRPRGIGTVKQVQVEDKAPAKRVELHLHTNMSQMDAVNSASDLITRAAEWGHPAVAITDHGVAQAFPEAMNTAAALKKAGKHIKVIYGTEAYFVNDLVPAVTGESERELDGEFISFDLETTGLSPNQERITEIGAVRIRNGEIVESFDTFVDPERPIPPKITQLTGITDEMVSGAPSEDAAIQQFYDFCGKDAVLVAHNADFDTSFLRVSAERHNMDFPYVYIDSIPMCRAMLVDIKNYKLDTVAKYLNLGNFNHHRACDDAAMLGQIFITLLQRLKEDTKAKTVKEINTSLAAYHNKGSAKKIRSYHQIILVKNQTGLKNLYKLISMAHLQYYYRNPRIPKSELVKYREGLLIGSACEAGELYRAIFAGKPWNQLLEIADFYDYLEIQPNGNNMFMVRNGSVPNVEKLQEFNKTIIKLAKALHKPVVATCDVHFLDPKDADYRKILQTAQGFDSSEEQAPLYLRTTAEMLKEFAYLGKELAYEVVVKNTNLIADMCEEIQPIPSGVFPPFIDGAEQQLNDICWKRAKQIYGEPLPEIVKARLDRELGSINKHGFSVLYMTAQKLVADSEAHGYLVGSRGSVGSSFVASMSGISEVNPLAPHYICPYCKYSEFITDGSYGSGFDLPPKTCPVCGSPLRQDGHNIPFETFLGFDGDKTPDIDLNFSGEYQSGAHRYTETLFGKDHVFKAGTIATVADKTAYGYVKKYQELNSVTLNNAEELRLAQGCTGIKRTTGQHPGGMVVVPRGFEIYDFCPVQHPANDQKNDNVTTHFDFHSIHDTICKLDELGHDVPTIYRYLEEYTGIPVMSVSMSDPKVMSLFHSPAALGIAEEDIDCQTGTFSMPELGTPFVRQMLMDSQPKTFTDLLQVSGLSHGTDVWLGNAQDLIKDGTCTISEVIGTRDSIMTYLLQKGLEPKMAFKIMEITRKGKATKLLTDDHINAMKEHNVPQWYINSCFKIKYMFPKAHAAAYMIAALRLGWYKVHKPVEYYAAYFTVRGEDFDGATVVKGRSAVRQRMHEIQQKGKEASAKEEAAFGTLQIVNEMLARGIGVLPIDLYKSDARKYLVEDGQIRLPFASISGVGESAANALAAAKDGGAYISIDDLQARSKVSKSVIENLQEAGALNGLPQSSQMTLFG; encoded by the coding sequence ATGAACACCTTTGGCAATTTCTTTGGTACATACATTGACTGTTCCAATTTGCCGGAACACTTGCTTTCCGGTGAACTGAAGCAGCTGCATATCAACGCAAAAGAACGGGGAATTACTGCGGAAGTAGCACTGGACGGCATTGTCATGCGTAAAGTACTGTATGACGCAGAAAAACGAATTTCCGCCTGTAAGCAGCTGAATCTTTCACGTGCACAGATTCTGCCGAAATACGATTCCAATCTTTTCAGCATTGACTATTATCCAGAACTGGTTGTTGAATTAAAGCGCAGGGAGGCGACAATTAATGGAACCCTGCTTGGTTCTACCGCAGCTCTGGAAAATGATACGTTGACAATCGAGCTGAAACATGGTGGTGCAAATTTGCTGAATTCCCGCCACGCTGACCGTATCCTTTCACAGTTGATTCGTGAAGAATTCGGCATGAATATTCGTGTCACATTTACTGGGCGGCTGGAAGTCGATGGCGAAGGCGAACATTATAAAGAAATGCAGGCACACCAGACAGAAAAAGTATATCGGCAGGAAATTGTTGCGCAGCAGGAAGATTACGAAAATTCTTTGGCGCACACTACTGAACCACGCGTAATTGAAGTACGTGAGGGAGAAACCCTGCGTCCAACAATTCTGCCAGACACAGCCCGTGCGCTTTATAAAACGCTGCCGAAAGCGAAGCCTGCACCTATCAGCACCATTACACCGGATATTGGTTCTTTAACTGTCTGGGGCGAAATTTTTTCTATTGAATCCCGCCTTACCCGGGACAAACAGCATAAAATCTTTTCTATTGCTATTACGGACTACACCAGTTCTATTACGCTGAAAGTATTTGAAAGCGTCCAGGACTGCAAAACTCTGGATACGCTGCACAACGGAATGTCAGTGATTGTGCGCGGAGACGTTGAGTATGATAAATATGACCATGAAATTGTTATGCGGCCGCGCGGAATTGGTACCGTCAAACAGGTGCAGGTGGAGGACAAAGCACCTGCAAAACGAGTAGAGCTGCATCTGCATACCAATATGTCACAGATGGATGCTGTCAATTCCGCTTCCGACTTAATCACCCGTGCAGCAGAGTGGGGGCATCCCGCCGTTGCGATTACTGACCACGGTGTTGCACAGGCTTTCCCGGAAGCGATGAATACCGCTGCTGCTTTGAAAAAAGCTGGTAAACACATCAAAGTAATTTACGGTACAGAAGCCTACTTTGTAAATGACCTTGTTCCCGCAGTAACAGGGGAGAGTGAGCGGGAACTTGACGGCGAATTTATTTCATTTGACCTTGAAACAACCGGACTTTCTCCCAACCAAGAGCGTATTACGGAAATTGGTGCTGTGCGCATCCGCAACGGCGAAATTGTGGAAAGCTTCGACACATTTGTTGATCCGGAGCGGCCGATTCCACCAAAGATCACACAGCTGACCGGAATTACAGATGAAATGGTTTCCGGTGCACCCAGCGAAGACGCAGCCATCCAGCAGTTCTATGATTTTTGTGGTAAAGACGCGGTGCTGGTCGCACACAACGCGGATTTTGATACTTCCTTTCTTCGAGTTTCAGCGGAACGTCATAATATGGATTTCCCATATGTTTATATTGATTCGATTCCCATGTGCCGTGCTATGCTGGTGGACATTAAAAACTATAAACTAGACACCGTCGCAAAGTATCTGAATCTTGGTAACTTTAACCACCACCGTGCCTGCGACGATGCGGCAATGCTGGGGCAGATTTTTATTACGCTGCTGCAGCGCTTGAAAGAAGATACCAAAGCAAAAACGGTTAAAGAAATTAACACCAGTTTAGCAGCCTACCACAATAAGGGCAGTGCGAAAAAGATTCGCTCATACCATCAGATTATTCTGGTAAAGAATCAGACTGGCCTGAAAAATCTGTACAAGCTGATTTCCATGGCGCATCTGCAGTATTACTACCGCAACCCGCGTATACCCAAAAGCGAGCTGGTAAAATACCGAGAGGGACTGCTGATTGGCAGCGCCTGCGAAGCGGGCGAACTGTACCGTGCTATTTTCGCCGGAAAACCTTGGAATCAGCTTCTGGAAATTGCAGATTTTTACGATTATCTTGAAATACAGCCGAACGGCAACAATATGTTCATGGTTCGAAACGGCTCCGTGCCAAATGTAGAAAAACTGCAAGAGTTCAATAAAACCATTATTAAGTTGGCAAAGGCACTGCACAAACCGGTAGTTGCCACCTGTGACGTGCATTTTCTTGACCCGAAGGATGCGGATTACCGAAAAATCCTGCAGACAGCGCAGGGTTTTGATTCCAGTGAGGAGCAGGCGCCGCTTTACCTGCGCACCACCGCGGAAATGCTGAAAGAATTCGCTTATCTTGGCAAAGAACTTGCTTATGAAGTGGTTGTTAAGAACACGAATCTGATTGCCGATATGTGTGAAGAAATTCAGCCGATTCCGAGCGGTGTTTTTCCGCCGTTCATTGATGGTGCGGAGCAGCAACTGAATGACATTTGCTGGAAGCGTGCAAAGCAGATTTACGGTGAACCGCTGCCTGAAATTGTGAAAGCGCGTCTCGACCGTGAGCTGGGTTCCATTAACAAGCACGGTTTCTCTGTGCTGTATATGACCGCACAGAAGCTAGTTGCCGACAGCGAAGCCCATGGCTATCTGGTTGGCTCGCGTGGTTCCGTCGGCTCCTCCTTTGTTGCCAGTATGTCCGGTATTTCTGAAGTAAACCCGCTGGCGCCGCACTATATCTGCCCTTACTGTAAGTACAGCGAATTCATTACAGACGGCAGCTATGGTTCCGGCTTTGACCTGCCGCCAAAAACCTGCCCGGTATGTGGTTCGCCTCTGCGGCAGGACGGCCACAATATTCCGTTTGAAACTTTTCTCGGCTTTGATGGCGATAAAACGCCGGATATCGACCTGAACTTCTCCGGCGAATATCAGTCCGGAGCGCACCGCTACACAGAAACCCTGTTTGGTAAAGACCACGTGTTCAAGGCAGGCACCATTGCAACAGTGGCGGACAAAACCGCTTACGGCTATGTAAAAAAATATCAGGAACTTAATTCTGTTACGCTGAACAATGCCGAAGAACTGCGTTTAGCACAGGGCTGCACCGGCATTAAGCGTACTACCGGCCAGCACCCAGGCGGCATGGTTGTTGTACCGCGCGGCTTTGAAATCTATGATTTCTGTCCAGTGCAGCATCCGGCAAATGACCAGAAAAACGACAATGTTACCACACATTTTGATTTCCATTCTATCCATGATACGATCTGTAAATTGGACGAACTAGGACATGATGTGCCGACCATTTACCGCTATCTGGAAGAATACACCGGCATTCCGGTAATGTCCGTTTCCATGAGTGACCCGAAAGTAATGAGCCTGTTCCATTCTCCTGCCGCACTCGGTATCGCTGAAGAAGATATCGACTGCCAGACCGGCACTTTTTCCATGCCGGAGCTTGGCACACCGTTTGTGCGCCAGATGCTGATGGATTCACAGCCAAAAACGTTTACCGACCTTTTACAGGTTTCCGGCTTGTCTCATGGTACAGATGTGTGGCTGGGCAATGCGCAGGATTTGATTAAGGACGGTACCTGCACCATTTCTGAAGTAATCGGAACACGAGATTCCATTATGACTTATCTGCTGCAAAAAGGTTTGGAACCGAAGATGGCATTTAAAATCATGGAGATTACCCGAAAAGGCAAAGCAACAAAATTGCTGACAGATGACCATATCAATGCTATGAAAGAACATAATGTGCCGCAGTGGTACATTAATTCCTGCTTCAAAATTAAATATATGTTCCCGAAAGCACATGCGGCGGCTTACATGATTGCCGCCCTGCGGCTGGGCTGGTACAAAGTACACAAACCCGTAGAGTATTACGCTGCTTACTTTACGGTTCGCGGCGAAGATTTTGACGGTGCAACCGTTGTAAAGGGGCGCTCCGCGGTGCGCCAGCGTATGCATGAAATTCAGCAGAAAGGCAAGGAGGCGAGTGCCAAGGAAGAAGCCGCATTTGGCACACTTCAAATTGTCAATGAAATGCTGGCACGCGGCATAGGTGTTCTGCCCATTGATTTGTACAAATCCGACGCGCGAAAGTATCTGGTGGAAGACGGTCAGATCCGCCTACCGTTCGCTTCTATCAGCGGCGTTGGGGAATCGGCGGCAAACGCGCTGGCAGCAGCAAAAGACGGCGGCGCGTATATTTCGATTGATGACCTGCAGGCACGCAGTAAAGTAAGCAAATCTGTGATTGAAAATCTGCAGGAAGCCGGCGCTTTGAACGGCCTGCCGCAAAGCAGCCAAATGACCCTTTTCGGCTGA
- a CDS encoding phosphatidate cytidylyltransferase — translation MKVLNSIKERLTSALAILILMAAVVLCNARFPAALNIVIAMISVMAVWEITAALQMTRQIALMVPSMILAAVLPFLTGLFAQGMGLFIYTVVLFSAMILYHSVITFREVAIIYSMSLLIPTALQALVLLRDFGSSHGMFHVIVAIFSAWVADAGAYIFGSLFGKHKLCPNISPKKTVEGAIGGIVADILIMLLFGLIFQDFYWNKTVHVNFFVLAAIGLFGALLSMLGDLSFSIIKRSCHIKDFSELIPGHGGILDRFDSVIFVAPFVCLFVRIFPMVYA, via the coding sequence ATGAAGGTACTGAATTCAATTAAAGAACGGCTGACTTCAGCACTTGCAATTCTGATCCTAATGGCTGCGGTTGTATTGTGCAATGCCAGATTTCCGGCTGCACTGAATATTGTAATCGCTATGATCAGCGTGATGGCTGTGTGGGAAATTACCGCTGCACTGCAAATGACCCGGCAAATAGCGCTGATGGTACCAAGCATGATTTTAGCTGCTGTTCTGCCGTTTTTAACTGGTCTATTTGCACAAGGGATGGGCTTGTTCATTTATACTGTTGTCCTGTTCAGTGCAATGATTTTGTATCATTCGGTCATTACGTTCCGGGAAGTAGCAATTATTTACAGCATGTCGCTGCTGATTCCCACTGCGCTGCAGGCGCTTGTATTGCTGCGCGACTTTGGCAGCAGCCATGGCATGTTTCATGTCATTGTTGCCATTTTCTCTGCATGGGTTGCGGATGCAGGTGCGTATATTTTTGGCAGTTTATTTGGCAAACATAAACTGTGCCCAAACATCAGCCCGAAAAAGACTGTAGAGGGGGCCATCGGTGGCATTGTGGCAGATATTCTGATTATGCTGCTTTTCGGCCTGATTTTTCAGGACTTTTACTGGAATAAAACAGTTCATGTCAACTTCTTTGTGCTGGCAGCAATCGGCCTGTTCGGCGCGTTGCTGTCTATGTTGGGTGATCTCAGTTTCTCCATTATCAAGCGGAGCTGCCACATCAAAGATTTCAGTGAATTGATTCCGGGGCATGGCGGTATACTGGACCGTTTCGACAGTGTGATTTTTGTTGCACCGTTTGTGTGCCTTTTCGTTAGAATTTTTCCAATGGTATATGCTTAA
- the ispG gene encoding flavodoxin-dependent (E)-4-hydroxy-3-methylbut-2-enyl-diphosphate synthase, which produces MRNSKQVMVGSTAVGGGAPVTVQSMLNVPSTDINGSVEQAVELEKAGCQILRAAIPDMDAVALIPAIRSAVNIPLVADIHFDYRLALAAADAGIDAIRINPGNIGGEDRVQAVVKKCTEKHIPIRIGVNSGSLEKDLLQKCGGPTPEALVESALGHAALLEKYDFTDIVISIKSSSVDTTIKAYELCAQKCSYPLHLGVTEAGTERMGLIKSAVGIGSLLQRGIGDTIRVSLTADPVREVYAGYDILHALDMGKPGPKLVSCPTCGRTRIDLISIAQEVEEKLRGCTKEITVAVMGCAVNGPGEAREADIGIAGGDRVGLLFKKGEIIRKVPENQLVAALMEEIEKL; this is translated from the coding sequence ATGAGAAACAGCAAGCAAGTAATGGTCGGCAGCACAGCAGTTGGAGGCGGCGCTCCTGTCACTGTTCAGTCTATGCTGAACGTGCCTTCAACTGATATAAACGGCAGTGTTGAGCAGGCAGTCGAGTTGGAAAAGGCTGGCTGCCAGATTCTCCGCGCTGCCATACCGGATATGGATGCTGTTGCACTCATTCCTGCAATTCGTTCCGCTGTAAACATTCCGCTTGTGGCGGACATTCACTTTGACTATCGTTTAGCACTTGCGGCGGCAGATGCCGGAATTGATGCAATCCGCATTAACCCCGGCAATATTGGCGGGGAAGACCGTGTTCAAGCGGTGGTTAAGAAATGTACAGAAAAACACATTCCAATCCGAATTGGTGTGAATTCCGGTTCGCTGGAAAAAGACCTGCTGCAAAAATGCGGCGGCCCCACCCCAGAAGCACTGGTGGAAAGTGCACTTGGCCATGCTGCACTGCTGGAAAAGTACGACTTTACTGACATCGTCATTTCCATCAAATCTTCCAGCGTGGATACAACTATCAAAGCTTATGAACTCTGTGCGCAAAAATGTTCTTACCCACTGCATCTGGGTGTTACAGAAGCCGGAACAGAGCGCATGGGACTGATAAAGTCTGCAGTCGGAATCGGTTCGTTGCTGCAGCGAGGCATTGGTGATACGATTCGTGTGTCTTTAACTGCGGACCCTGTTCGGGAAGTGTATGCAGGTTATGATATTCTGCACGCATTGGATATGGGCAAGCCCGGCCCAAAGCTGGTTTCCTGCCCAACCTGCGGACGTACACGCATTGACCTGATTTCGATTGCACAAGAAGTGGAAGAAAAGCTGCGTGGCTGTACAAAAGAAATTACGGTTGCCGTTATGGGCTGTGCAGTCAACGGCCCCGGAGAAGCGCGGGAAGCGGATATCGGTATAGCCGGAGGGGATAGAGTCGGCCTTTTGTTTAAAAAAGGAGAAATCATCCGCAAAGTTCCCGAAAATCAGCTGGTAGCTGCTTTGATGGAAGAAATCGAAAAATTGTAA
- the frr gene encoding ribosome recycling factor, translating to MKEVLKTAESKMQKTISVLKEEYIEIRAGRANPNVLNKVMVDYYGAPTPINQLAAVAVSEARVLTVQPWDPSVCRLIEKAIQTSDIGINPQSDGKIIRMVFPALTEDRRKDIAKDISKMAEEGKVAVRSIRRDAMDKLKVMKKDGDITEDDLKTAEKKTQDLTDKYCKEADELCSTKKKEIMEL from the coding sequence ATGAAAGAAGTTTTGAAAACTGCTGAGTCCAAAATGCAGAAAACTATCAGCGTTTTAAAGGAAGAATATATTGAAATCCGTGCTGGACGTGCAAATCCCAATGTTTTGAATAAGGTAATGGTGGATTACTACGGTGCTCCGACACCTATTAATCAGCTAGCTGCCGTTGCTGTTTCTGAAGCACGCGTACTGACTGTTCAGCCGTGGGATCCGTCTGTCTGCCGCCTGATTGAAAAGGCAATCCAGACTTCAGATATTGGTATTAATCCGCAGTCTGACGGAAAAATCATCCGCATGGTATTCCCAGCTTTGACAGAGGATCGCCGTAAAGATATCGCAAAGGATATCAGCAAAATGGCAGAAGAAGGCAAGGTGGCAGTTCGCTCGATTCGCCGCGATGCCATGGATAAGCTGAAAGTCATGAAAAAAGACGGTGATATTACGGAAGATGACCTGAAGACGGCTGAAAAGAAAACACAGGATTTGACAGATAAGTACTGCAAAGAAGCAGATGAGCTTTGCTCTACAAAGAAAAAAGAAATTATGGAACTGTAA